The Fibrobacter sp. UWB2 genome window below encodes:
- a CDS encoding class II fructose-bisphosphate aldolase: MAVSYKELGLVNTKEMFAKAVKGGYAIPAFNFNTMEQMQAIVQAAVETKSPVIMQVSKGARNYANGTILRYMAQGAVEYAKELGCANPQIVLHLDHGDSFELCKDCIDNGFSSVMIDGSALPYEENIALTKKVVEYAHAHDVTVEAELGVLAGVEDEVQAEESHYTKPEEVIDFATRTGCDSLAISIGTSHGAYKFKPEQCTRDPKTGKLVPPPLAFDVLHAIEKKLPGFPIVLHGSSSVPQDEVDTINAHGGKLPDAVGIPEEQLREASRSAVCKINIDSDSRLAMTAAIRKYFDEHPEHFDPRQYLKPARENMKKMYMHKIVDVLGSNDKL, translated from the coding sequence ATGGCAGTTTCTTACAAGGAACTCGGCTTGGTTAACACCAAGGAAATGTTTGCTAAGGCAGTTAAGGGTGGCTATGCTATCCCGGCTTTCAACTTCAACACCATGGAACAGATGCAGGCTATCGTGCAGGCCGCCGTTGAAACCAAGTCTCCGGTGATCATGCAGGTCTCTAAGGGTGCTCGTAACTACGCTAACGGCACCATCCTCCGCTACATGGCTCAGGGTGCTGTTGAATACGCCAAGGAACTCGGCTGCGCAAATCCGCAGATCGTGCTCCACCTCGACCACGGTGACTCTTTCGAACTCTGCAAGGACTGCATCGACAACGGTTTCTCTTCCGTGATGATCGACGGTTCTGCTCTTCCGTACGAAGAAAACATCGCCCTCACCAAGAAGGTTGTTGAATACGCTCACGCTCACGACGTGACCGTCGAAGCTGAACTCGGCGTGCTCGCCGGTGTGGAAGACGAAGTCCAGGCTGAAGAATCCCACTACACCAAGCCGGAAGAAGTGATCGACTTCGCTACCCGTACGGGCTGCGACTCCCTCGCTATCTCCATCGGTACCAGCCACGGTGCATACAAGTTCAAGCCGGAACAGTGCACTCGCGACCCGAAGACTGGCAAGCTCGTTCCGCCTCCCCTGGCATTCGACGTGCTCCACGCCATCGAAAAGAAGCTCCCGGGCTTCCCGATCGTTCTCCACGGTTCTTCTTCTGTGCCGCAGGACGAAGTTGACACGATCAACGCTCATGGTGGTAAGCTCCCGGATGCAGTCGGTATTCCGGAAGAACAGCTCCGCGAAGCTTCTCGCTCTGCTGTCTGCAAGATCAACATCGACTCTGACAGCCGTCTCGCTATGACTGCCGCTATCCGTAAGTATTTCGACGAACATCCGGAACACTTCGACCCGCGCCAGTACCTCAAGCCGGCTCGTGAAAACATGAAGAAGATGTACATGCACAAGATCGTGGATGTGCTCGGCTCCAACGACAAGCTCTAA
- a CDS encoding M3 family oligoendopeptidase, which translates to MKKRNFVPDNLNPDDEKEISRLYRALLQRDIPVNVEKLRQWILDWSELESVLGEVSCRRYVAMTCDTRDEKAAKAYSDFVENIQPIMIEYDDKLNRKLMAHPSKDALKGEFGEWLKGVQVSLDLFSPDNIPLETEENKAIQAYQKITGGMSVEFDGEVKTMQQLAAYMEKTDRDLRERAWRAMWERRLQDKDALDQSYYKLFEIRKQIAKNANCKDFIDYIFLAKHRFDYTPADCEAFHESIEKLVLPLQKEMYKRRAKKMGLERLRPWDLDVDPLSRPPLKPYQSGDELIEKVDSIFESIHSQAGKWAREMQAKKLIDPDSRLGKAPGGYQIGFDESRLPFIFMNSANTDRDIYTLLHESGHSFHQFALANQPIFAYRDVPAEFAEVASMSMELIGMSNLKPFYGDNHEAIVRSTEGELADVIWLFPWVASIDSFQHRLYNFPTHTAEDRSDIWSEIMDRYDAGVDYSGLEAVRRNLWQKQLHLFECPFYYIEYGIAQIGALQVWANFKKDPQKAIDDLFKAESLGSSRPIPELFATANIKFDFTPKTLEPLMQVVWDELSKL; encoded by the coding sequence ATGAAAAAACGCAACTTTGTTCCGGATAATTTAAATCCGGATGACGAAAAAGAAATCTCTAGACTATATCGCGCTCTTTTGCAGCGCGATATTCCTGTAAACGTCGAAAAGCTCCGTCAATGGATTCTAGACTGGAGCGAACTGGAATCGGTTCTAGGCGAAGTGAGCTGTAGGCGCTATGTCGCCATGACTTGCGATACCCGCGACGAAAAGGCCGCCAAGGCTTATTCGGATTTTGTCGAAAACATTCAGCCAATCATGATTGAATACGACGACAAGCTGAATAGAAAGCTGATGGCCCACCCGTCCAAGGACGCCCTCAAAGGCGAATTTGGCGAATGGCTCAAGGGCGTTCAAGTTTCTCTAGACTTGTTCTCCCCCGATAACATTCCGCTTGAAACCGAAGAAAACAAGGCAATTCAGGCCTACCAGAAAATCACCGGTGGCATGAGCGTCGAGTTCGACGGCGAAGTCAAGACCATGCAACAGCTCGCTGCCTACATGGAAAAGACCGACCGTGACCTCCGCGAACGCGCCTGGCGAGCCATGTGGGAACGCCGCCTCCAGGACAAAGATGCGTTAGATCAGTCTTACTATAAGTTGTTTGAAATTCGCAAGCAGATTGCCAAGAATGCAAACTGCAAGGATTTCATCGACTACATCTTCCTCGCGAAGCATCGTTTTGACTACACTCCTGCCGATTGCGAAGCTTTCCACGAAAGCATCGAGAAGCTGGTGCTCCCGTTGCAGAAGGAAATGTACAAGCGTCGCGCCAAGAAGATGGGACTTGAACGTTTGCGCCCGTGGGACTTGGATGTCGACCCGCTGAGCAGGCCGCCTCTCAAGCCGTACCAGAGTGGTGACGAACTCATTGAAAAAGTCGATTCCATTTTCGAAAGCATCCATTCGCAAGCCGGCAAGTGGGCTCGTGAAATGCAGGCGAAAAAGCTTATCGATCCGGATTCCAGACTGGGCAAGGCTCCGGGCGGATACCAGATCGGTTTTGACGAAAGCCGTCTCCCCTTCATTTTCATGAACTCCGCGAATACGGACCGCGACATTTACACGCTGTTGCACGAATCCGGCCATTCGTTCCATCAGTTTGCTCTCGCAAACCAGCCGATTTTTGCCTACCGCGATGTTCCTGCTGAATTTGCCGAAGTCGCAAGCATGAGCATGGAACTCATCGGCATGTCGAATCTGAAGCCGTTCTACGGCGACAATCACGAAGCGATAGTCCGCAGCACTGAAGGCGAACTCGCCGATGTGATTTGGCTGTTCCCGTGGGTCGCAAGCATCGACAGTTTCCAGCATCGTCTGTACAACTTCCCGACTCATACCGCCGAAGATCGCAGCGATATCTGGAGCGAAATTATGGACCGCTACGATGCCGGTGTGGATTACAGTGGACTTGAAGCCGTTCGCCGCAACTTGTGGCAAAAGCAACTTCATTTGTTCGAATGCCCGTTCTATTATATCGAATATGGCATCGCACAGATTGGCGCTTTGCAGGTCTGGGCAAACTTCAAGAAGGATCCGCAGAAGGCAATCGACGATTTGTTCAAGGCCGAAAGTCTGGGTAGCAGCCGTCCGATTCCAGAGCTCTTCGCAACAGCAAACATCAAGTTCGATTTCACGCCGAAAACGCTGGAACCCTTGATGCAAGTTGTATGGGATGAGCTGAGCAAGTTGTAG
- a CDS encoding OmpA family protein codes for MKTIKILTLGALAVSMSFAAEASSVTPVDQCRLALDNAKTNLPSNAYAAKLTLAEGYGTLNALETIYADDDDSKLIPTFLGNCKKYAEIAKLQSETQAIQNHIAENWEKRAATNRTIEAIQEQIGEARSGKVSDLEAEKQAIKAQKDKLEASKNEAMDKLNALQSQMIQVTKDARGIILSMSDILFDVGRATLKTDLMTSLAKIAGILSVYQQFDVSIEGNTDNTGSEEFNMTLSQQRAENVMKFLVEQGIAETRLTAKGLGMTMPIADNSTKEGRQKNRRVDLVITDRTQKVK; via the coding sequence ATGAAGACGATTAAGATTTTGACTCTCGGCGCGCTCGCCGTTTCCATGAGCTTTGCAGCAGAAGCATCCTCCGTCACCCCTGTTGACCAGTGCAGACTCGCTCTCGACAACGCCAAAACAAATTTGCCATCCAATGCTTACGCCGCAAAGCTTACGCTTGCCGAAGGCTATGGCACTCTCAATGCTCTTGAAACAATTTATGCTGACGACGACGATTCCAAGTTGATTCCGACATTCTTGGGAAACTGCAAAAAATACGCAGAAATCGCCAAACTCCAGAGCGAAACTCAGGCAATCCAGAACCACATTGCTGAAAACTGGGAAAAGCGAGCCGCCACAAACCGCACCATCGAAGCCATCCAGGAACAGATTGGCGAAGCCCGTAGCGGTAAGGTCTCTGACCTCGAAGCCGAAAAGCAGGCTATCAAGGCCCAGAAGGACAAGCTCGAAGCCAGCAAGAACGAAGCTATGGACAAGTTAAACGCCCTCCAGTCCCAGATGATTCAGGTGACGAAGGACGCTCGCGGTATCATCCTCTCGATGTCCGACATTTTGTTCGACGTGGGCCGTGCCACCTTGAAGACCGACCTCATGACAAGCCTTGCCAAGATTGCCGGTATCCTCTCCGTTTACCAGCAGTTTGACGTGTCCATCGAAGGTAACACCGACAATACCGGTTCCGAAGAATTCAACATGACGCTTTCTCAGCAGCGTGCTGAAAACGTGATGAAATTCCTCGTGGAACAGGGTATCGCAGAAACCCGCCTCACCGCTAAGGGCCTTGGCATGACTATGCCGATTGCGGACAACTCCACCAAGGAAGGTCGCCAGAAGAACCGTCGCGTGGACCTCGTTATCACGGACCGTACGCAGAAGGTGAAGTAG
- a CDS encoding RICIN domain-containing protein, translated as MNHFLKKSSFIGIFSFLLPLSSAFAGNVEYHLNKTANPTQDELDAYELITAAMDSAVFLYNKYSDLSKHIEVYYSTGVPTAEASSNGDLRFGKDRNYMYVGTAMHEMAHTMGMGTTSEYKAMFKDGVFQGEKAQALIKEIDGPDAVLKGDSQHFWPYGINYKSEVHSEQDLINHVKIVNAMYQDIFKEAFFKQGRIKSLSEKKCMGITSSNTLELMDCADTATFVKIYSMGDKPVTYRFQLGNRVVDIPNESTAAGVTASTYGYNGGAHQKYQLEDAGVNTPNAFLLKNYKSGLYLQAVGKNVVQNPMPSRSDDFIWKIEEQRADTADKPVSISKRRIPNKNLEESMPERLFDALGRAASKIRRGVTSKLLKSN; from the coding sequence ATGAATCATTTTCTAAAAAAATCAAGTTTTATAGGAATTTTCTCCTTCCTGCTTCCGTTGTCAAGCGCTTTTGCTGGCAACGTTGAATACCATTTGAATAAAACTGCCAATCCGACCCAAGATGAACTTGACGCTTATGAGCTCATTACGGCGGCGATGGATTCGGCGGTTTTCCTATACAACAAGTATTCCGACCTTTCGAAGCATATCGAAGTTTACTACAGTACGGGAGTCCCGACGGCTGAGGCAAGCAGCAATGGCGACCTACGCTTTGGCAAGGACCGCAATTATATGTACGTGGGCACCGCCATGCACGAAATGGCCCATACCATGGGCATGGGCACGACTTCGGAATACAAGGCCATGTTTAAGGACGGCGTGTTTCAAGGCGAAAAAGCCCAGGCGCTCATCAAGGAAATTGATGGTCCAGATGCCGTGCTCAAGGGCGATAGCCAGCATTTTTGGCCATATGGCATCAATTACAAGAGCGAAGTCCATTCCGAACAGGACTTGATCAATCACGTGAAAATCGTGAACGCCATGTACCAAGACATCTTTAAGGAAGCGTTCTTCAAGCAGGGGAGGATCAAGTCCCTATCCGAGAAGAAATGCATGGGGATAACATCCTCGAATACGCTTGAACTTATGGATTGCGCCGATACGGCGACATTTGTGAAGATTTATTCGATGGGCGACAAGCCCGTTACTTACCGTTTCCAGCTTGGCAACCGAGTGGTCGATATCCCAAATGAGTCTACCGCTGCGGGTGTAACCGCTTCGACATACGGCTACAATGGCGGTGCGCACCAAAAATACCAGCTCGAAGATGCCGGAGTGAACACTCCAAATGCTTTCCTTCTCAAGAATTACAAGAGTGGGCTTTATTTGCAGGCGGTCGGTAAAAATGTCGTGCAGAACCCCATGCCATCGCGCTCCGATGATTTCATCTGGAAGATTGAAGAACAGCGAGCCGATACTGCGGATAAGCCTGTATCCATTTCAAAGCGCCGAATTCCAAACAAGAATTTGGAAGAATCTATGCCAGAACGATTGTTTGACGCTCTCGGGCGTGCCGCTAGCAAGATTCGTCGCGGTGTAACGTCGAAACTTTTGAAAAGCAATTAA
- a CDS encoding response regulator, with amino-acid sequence MTPSPINEKKRHLGWRISLVYTIPMLVFTIVLVVVFSNFLKSTLITSSYSSSESKFQDKTIQDLELFFSKFEKQFKPLPQILQHTKESDIKKTLKKHLQSSPFIVDAYYGNRNGKYISARDFKLDEGKKEFRIRTWYLEASRHKGLAITGPEINEMAKKRVLTYSYPLWDKNHSFIGAVATDIDLQKVRQLMGEFAKTEGGITMLVGSENDSLFTYFPYETSLHKIVVDTVAGLLHLVQDDINFENLDHENVTRFEKTDVENRKLIFMVMPLKDVPFYVVHVVQKNKVVAKVQENLNAIIFVVALIVLALIFLTWLIVRFLFKFFIQKDLNESVSSSTMFETLLGSDNFRIVLTNDTFDILHASAYIAEFFNKGNDIRGEILWKFFRSEQFKKFVYKVSKGGEMHASERQIIIPVRSCTGEDAWWKVIFQFLVEDDGSIRYLFLISDETSGIQKDTILDTIMLSAGNSILVIFDKNRKVMYMSKLLADYLVADWKDVIGQSLDNLPKCGMPEDVVEALKKTFDEQGVWKDTFMLQTLNTHTDTWFRGEACTLKVQESVVGYMLSMIDISEVVAAREIAEHATQAKSEFLANMSHEIRTPMNAIIGMAHLLQETQLDERQQGFIERISHAATSLLGIINNILDFSKIEANKQDLEITQLVLQDIIGEVAALAEVRIAGRPIELIVDVDPEIPEVLMGDPLRLSQIFTNLINNATKFTESGSITLQIKQEQVIGNNVKLSFSVIDTGIGMTGEQLQHLFNAFTQADGSITRKYGGTGLGLVISKSLVELMGGELQVESEYGKGSRFFFTITLAMAPQTTVPKWKSVSTFRNKNVLLLDDCEKLRDVLRHYLTKLRCVVEEAASVDEALDLIQAHEEAGETPYDLFIVDYQMPLMTGFDFVQGLPVNMKKIPKVLMHPIHFDERNYHLAEEIGYDSCVAKPLQISSLLSAMQEAFNEKLTYQKAIKTEKNKIYFKEAKILLVEDNEMNQELAVSLLNSVGLTTMVAADGKIALDLLKKNAFDLVLMDIQMPVMNGLDATRAIRNRSDEYFRNVPIIAMSAKAFQKDKDDCLKAGMNSYIAKPIDPMMLYAELAKYLQVADKMPMASSAGETESAPVSADDSVVALFQKVRNFDAAAGLYHANENKNLYFKIIQGFVRDHSGETLKLKKAFESADFEESSRIVHTIKGLCGTIGSYHVQALGVMLENSLLKKEHNYSEYNAFIDALEDLIDDLKIVLQNIASEQSNAAVVIKHVDPEAISKLTQAIEELKPAVESCSLTACKRILDTLDEIMFSQEQETLLQKLRNQIDDYDFTEAETSLKSLEETIKEPSQP; translated from the coding sequence TTGACACCAAGTCCAATAAATGAAAAAAAGCGCCACCTCGGTTGGCGCATTTCGCTCGTTTATACGATTCCGATGCTTGTCTTCACCATCGTGTTGGTGGTCGTATTTTCCAATTTTTTAAAATCTACTTTAATTACGTCTTCATACAGTTCGTCCGAATCCAAATTTCAGGACAAGACGATTCAAGACCTTGAGCTCTTTTTCTCCAAATTTGAAAAACAGTTTAAGCCTCTTCCTCAAATTCTCCAGCATACAAAAGAATCCGACATCAAGAAAACGCTCAAGAAGCATTTGCAGTCTTCGCCGTTTATCGTCGATGCCTATTATGGCAACCGAAACGGCAAGTATATCTCGGCTAGGGATTTCAAGCTGGACGAAGGCAAGAAGGAATTCCGCATCAGGACTTGGTATTTGGAAGCGTCCCGACACAAGGGGCTTGCCATTACAGGTCCGGAAATCAACGAGATGGCAAAAAAGCGTGTCCTTACGTATTCGTATCCGCTGTGGGACAAAAATCACTCGTTCATAGGGGCCGTTGCTACAGATATCGACTTGCAGAAAGTTCGCCAGCTAATGGGCGAGTTTGCAAAAACCGAAGGCGGCATTACGATGCTTGTCGGTTCCGAGAACGATAGCCTTTTCACGTATTTCCCGTATGAAACGAGCCTCCATAAAATTGTTGTAGATACGGTTGCAGGACTTTTGCACTTGGTGCAGGACGACATCAACTTCGAAAATCTTGATCACGAAAACGTGACACGATTCGAAAAGACCGATGTCGAAAATCGCAAATTGATTTTCATGGTCATGCCGTTAAAGGACGTGCCGTTCTATGTAGTCCATGTCGTCCAGAAGAACAAAGTCGTTGCCAAAGTCCAAGAAAATCTGAACGCCATCATCTTTGTCGTTGCGCTTATCGTCTTGGCGCTGATATTCCTGACCTGGTTGATTGTCCGATTCCTTTTCAAGTTCTTCATCCAGAAAGACCTGAATGAAAGCGTCAGCTCGAGTACGATGTTCGAAACGCTTTTGGGAAGCGACAACTTTAGAATTGTCCTCACGAACGATACGTTTGACATCCTCCATGCGAGCGCCTACATTGCAGAATTTTTCAACAAAGGTAATGACATCCGCGGTGAGATTCTCTGGAAGTTCTTCCGTTCGGAGCAGTTTAAAAAATTTGTCTATAAGGTGTCGAAAGGCGGCGAAATGCACGCCAGCGAACGCCAGATTATCATCCCTGTTCGTAGCTGTACTGGTGAAGACGCTTGGTGGAAGGTTATTTTCCAGTTCCTTGTCGAAGACGATGGCTCGATCCGCTATCTGTTCCTGATTTCCGATGAAACGAGCGGCATCCAGAAAGATACGATTCTCGATACAATTATGCTCTCGGCAGGGAATTCCATCCTTGTGATTTTTGACAAGAACCGTAAAGTCATGTACATGTCCAAGCTGCTTGCGGATTACCTTGTCGCCGACTGGAAAGATGTCATTGGACAGTCTTTGGATAACCTGCCCAAATGCGGAATGCCCGAAGACGTTGTCGAAGCGCTCAAGAAAACTTTTGACGAGCAAGGCGTGTGGAAAGATACGTTCATGCTCCAGACGCTTAATACGCATACCGACACGTGGTTCCGTGGCGAAGCTTGTACACTCAAAGTCCAGGAATCGGTCGTCGGCTATATGCTCTCGATGATTGATATTTCTGAAGTTGTTGCCGCCCGTGAAATTGCAGAACACGCTACACAGGCAAAGAGCGAATTCCTTGCAAACATGAGTCACGAAATCCGCACGCCGATGAACGCTATTATCGGTATGGCGCACTTGCTGCAAGAAACGCAACTTGACGAACGCCAGCAAGGCTTTATCGAACGCATTAGCCATGCGGCTACATCGCTTTTGGGCATCATCAATAACATTCTTGATTTCTCGAAGATTGAAGCCAACAAGCAGGATTTGGAAATCACGCAACTTGTACTGCAAGATATCATTGGAGAGGTGGCCGCTTTAGCCGAAGTTCGTATTGCTGGTAGGCCGATTGAACTCATTGTCGATGTCGACCCGGAAATTCCAGAAGTCCTGATGGGCGACCCGTTACGCCTCTCGCAAATCTTTACGAACCTCATCAACAATGCGACCAAATTCACAGAAAGCGGCAGCATAACGCTCCAGATAAAGCAAGAACAAGTTATAGGAAATAACGTAAAGCTTTCGTTCAGCGTCATTGATACCGGTATTGGAATGACGGGCGAACAGCTGCAGCACCTGTTCAATGCGTTCACACAGGCAGACGGTTCCATTACGCGCAAGTATGGTGGCACGGGGCTTGGACTTGTGATTTCTAAGTCGCTTGTGGAACTTATGGGTGGAGAGCTTCAGGTCGAAAGTGAATACGGGAAGGGCTCTAGGTTCTTCTTTACGATTACGCTTGCGATGGCGCCACAGACGACCGTGCCGAAATGGAAATCTGTCTCGACGTTCAGAAATAAGAATGTTTTGCTTTTGGATGACTGCGAAAAACTTCGCGATGTGCTAAGGCATTATTTGACAAAACTGCGCTGCGTTGTAGAAGAGGCTGCATCAGTCGATGAGGCTTTGGACCTGATTCAGGCGCACGAAGAAGCGGGGGAGACGCCGTACGATCTCTTTATTGTCGATTACCAGATGCCGCTGATGACCGGTTTTGACTTTGTGCAGGGGCTCCCGGTCAACATGAAGAAAATCCCGAAAGTCTTGATGCACCCCATTCACTTTGATGAACGCAATTATCACCTCGCCGAAGAAATTGGCTATGATAGCTGTGTGGCAAAGCCGTTGCAGATAAGCTCTTTGCTTAGCGCGATGCAAGAAGCGTTTAACGAGAAACTCACGTATCAGAAGGCTATCAAAACCGAAAAGAACAAGATTTACTTCAAGGAAGCAAAGATCCTGCTTGTCGAAGACAACGAGATGAACCAGGAACTCGCCGTATCGCTATTGAATAGCGTGGGCCTTACGACAATGGTTGCCGCCGATGGTAAGATTGCTCTTGACCTGCTCAAGAAAAATGCATTTGACCTAGTGCTGATGGATATCCAGATGCCTGTGATGAATGGTCTGGATGCAACGCGTGCAATCCGCAACCGCTCCGATGAGTATTTTAGAAATGTACCGATTATTGCCATGAGTGCAAAGGCCTTCCAAAAAGACAAGGATGATTGCCTCAAGGCGGGCATGAACTCGTACATCGCAAAGCCGATTGATCCGATGATGCTTTATGCTGAATTGGCCAAGTATTTGCAAGTTGCCGATAAAATGCCGATGGCATCAAGCGCTGGTGAAACGGAATCAGCACCTGTAAGTGCGGATGATAGTGTTGTCGCCTTGTTCCAGAAGGTGCGCAATTTCGATGCCGCTGCCGGGCTATATCATGCAAATGAAAACAAGAATCTTTACTTCAAGATTATCCAGGGATTTGTCCGTGATCATAGCGGAGAAACGCTAAAGCTCAAGAAAGCATTTGAATCTGCAGACTTCGAAGAATCCTCTCGAATTGTACACACGATTAAAGGACTTTGCGGGACCATTGGTTCGTATCACGTGCAGGCCCTAGGCGTGATGCTTGAAAATTCGCTCCTCAAGAAAGAACATAATTACAGCGAATACAATGCGTTTATAGATGCTCTTGAAGATTTAATTGATGACCTGAAGATAGTGTTACAGAATATCGCATCCGAGCAGTCGAATGCAGCCGTTGTCATCAAGCACGTGGACCCTGAAGCGATAAGCAAGCTTACTCAAGCGATTGAAGAACTCAAGCCCGCTGTGGAATCTTGCTCGCTTACAGCCTGCAAGCGCATTCTCGATACGCTTGACGAAATCATGTTCTCGCAGGAACAGGAAACGCTTTTGCAGAAACTGCGTAACCAGATTGATGATTACGACTTCACGGAAGCGGAAACGAGCCTCAAGAGTCTAGAAGAGACGATTAAAGAACCATCGCAGCCATAA
- a CDS encoding zinc-ribbon domain-containing protein — protein sequence MICPHCGAELKQGATFCPHCGSDKNTGWKEGAEYSDLDLPDYDEIVENEFGEKKKKSSPLTIIAVVIVALAFMAAMVL from the coding sequence ATGATTTGTCCTCATTGCGGCGCCGAATTGAAACAAGGCGCGACCTTCTGCCCCCACTGCGGGAGCGACAAGAATACCGGCTGGAAAGAAGGCGCTGAATACAGCGACCTCGACCTCCCCGACTACGATGAAATTGTCGAAAATGAATTCGGCGAAAAGAAGAAAAAGTCCAGCCCGCTCACGATTATCGCGGTAGTGATTGTCGCGCTTGCGTTTATGGCTGCGATGGTTCTTTAA
- a CDS encoding HD domain-containing phosphohydrolase — protein sequence MERSRLKILVVDDTKTNIDVLEGILSNDYDVCVALNGKKAIELTEKIRPDLILLDVMMPEMDGYETLRIMREKNILQGIPVIFLTAKADSKSEQIGLDLGAVDYITKPFNPALVTLRIKNQLQLKQQRDHLHELVDEKTADLRKTLKVMLMSLGSLAEYRDPETGEHIKRTQIIVQRIAEELRKNPKYTDTISPEYIENLATAAPLHDIGKVGIHDRILRKPGSLTQDERKIMMQHPQMGYDVLQEATKELHDSPMVRIAAEMALGHHEHWNGEGYPNHKKHDDIPIGARIMAVADVYDALVSKRPYKEPYPHQVAVSEIIKGRGTQFDPDVVDAFLAIADQLPEIYERFKDTSSSEECRD from the coding sequence ATGGAACGGTCGCGTTTAAAAATTTTAGTTGTTGATGATACCAAGACGAATATTGACGTGTTGGAAGGTATTCTGTCGAATGACTATGACGTTTGTGTTGCACTTAACGGGAAAAAAGCTATTGAGCTCACCGAAAAGATTCGCCCAGACTTGATTTTGCTCGATGTGATGATGCCTGAAATGGACGGCTACGAAACATTGAGAATCATGCGCGAGAAGAATATCCTTCAGGGTATTCCGGTGATTTTCTTGACCGCCAAGGCCGATAGCAAGAGCGAACAGATTGGGCTTGATTTGGGTGCAGTCGATTACATCACAAAGCCTTTCAACCCGGCACTTGTGACGCTCCGTATCAAGAACCAGCTCCAGCTCAAGCAACAGCGCGACCATTTGCACGAACTTGTCGATGAAAAGACTGCGGATTTACGAAAGACCTTAAAGGTCATGCTAATGAGCCTCGGTTCGCTTGCAGAATACCGCGACCCGGAGACGGGCGAACATATCAAGCGCACCCAGATTATTGTCCAGCGCATTGCCGAGGAACTCCGTAAGAATCCGAAGTATACCGATACGATTTCACCGGAATATATCGAAAATCTCGCTACAGCCGCGCCACTCCATGACATTGGTAAAGTCGGCATCCATGACCGCATATTGCGAAAGCCAGGATCGCTCACACAAGACGAACGCAAGATTATGATGCAGCACCCGCAAATGGGCTACGATGTCTTGCAAGAGGCGACCAAGGAACTGCACGATAGCCCGATGGTGCGTATTGCAGCCGAGATGGCACTTGGCCACCACGAGCACTGGAACGGGGAAGGATACCCCAACCACAAGAAACACGACGATATTCCAATCGGCGCACGTATCATGGCCGTTGCCGACGTTTATGACGCTCTTGTCTCGAAACGCCCGTACAAGGAACCGTATCCGCATCAGGTTGCCGTAAGCGAAATCATCAAGGGCCGCGGCACGCAGTTTGACCCCGATGTTGTCGATGCGTTCCTCGCCATAGCCGACCAACTTCCCGAAATTTACGAACGGTTCAAGGACACTTCTTCTTCTGAGGAATGTAGGGATTGA